In Bacteriovorax stolpii, a single genomic region encodes these proteins:
- a CDS encoding MarR family winged helix-turn-helix transcriptional regulator yields MKKVSSIGSLVKKIYRTYSAELLVSLQSRGFTDLRPSFLEVLLFICEHDGPSIKEIGTGCGLKKQTMTSHLNELESRGYIERRLNSHDKREQNIFLTEYGLKFKLNLFECIGDIEKKYTDLIGDLELNRVELILKNFHSKLLVQPGLFEHFSDH; encoded by the coding sequence ATGAAGAAAGTTTCGAGTATCGGAAGTTTAGTAAAAAAGATTTACAGAACTTACTCAGCAGAACTACTAGTCTCATTACAATCAAGAGGATTCACTGACCTAAGACCATCGTTCTTAGAAGTTCTTTTATTCATCTGTGAGCACGACGGACCGTCTATTAAAGAAATCGGTACTGGTTGTGGCCTAAAGAAGCAGACGATGACTTCTCATCTTAATGAGCTTGAAAGCCGCGGCTATATCGAGCGCAGACTTAACTCCCACGACAAACGCGAACAAAATATCTTCCTTACGGAATATGGCCTGAAATTTAAACTGAACTTGTTTGAATGCATTGGCGATATTGAGAAAAAGTACACCGACTTAATTGGTGACCTTGAACTCAACCGTGTGGAACTCATCTTAAAGAACTTTCATTCTAAGTTGTTAGTTCAGCCAGGGCTTTTCGAGCACTTTTCGGACCACTGA
- a CDS encoding FeoA family protein, with amino-acid sequence MSLTLADVPVGTKVEVVGYEGESLYEFKFISLGILPGDHVEIKSKSLFGGPIALKHGEWNFLALRKDYANKIIVKKLGE; translated from the coding sequence ATGAGTTTAACTCTTGCAGATGTTCCTGTTGGAACTAAGGTCGAAGTTGTCGGTTATGAAGGCGAGAGCCTTTATGAATTCAAATTTATTTCTCTTGGGATTCTTCCTGGAGATCATGTCGAAATCAAATCTAAAAGTCTTTTTGGTGGCCCGATTGCTCTTAAACATGGAGAGTGGAATTTTCTGGCACTGAGAAAAGATTACGCTAATAAAATTATTGTAAAGAAGCTGGGAGAATAA
- the feoB gene encoding ferrous iron transport protein B — protein sequence MENVLLVGFPNSGKSTIFNMLTGQLRKVSNYSGVTVDSANAELISNSINDKKISVVDLPGVYNLVPTSLDEGVTTTSLIKDMSKYKAIAMILDLDRFEASLSLLLAVKEILPKKNIIVIVNKNDHLLFTAEHAKKLEIKIGYPVLSISAINDDEKELDNFIRKFVTDKKEADAAFEKIKVYPESTQYIPELKSQEHFVEVAVDDVVKTIKSHQAEAREIINGIYSHSSSKTKFTEKLDAIMLHKFWGSLIFIAIFYIIFHAIYSWAGPIMDLTESGVGALGDLVGPHLPEGLIRSVVIDGVFAGVGGVIVFLPQIMILFFLLSLLEQSGYISRAAVLTDKVMGTFGLNGKAFLPYMSGFACAIPAIMAARSIPDHKERACTIMTIPMITCSARLPVYVLLIGTFIPSVTYLGFLNSQALAFFFLYFLGSFMALIIAKIFRLTIYKGETSNFIIDLPHYEKPSYKFAARQALRKGKVFLKKAGTIILGLSILIWILSTFPGLSEEQMANKTPEEVSALTLENSYLGKAGKFMEPALKPMGMNWKMGVGVLVAFGARELFVSTLGTVYALGDVDEESSSLRDRLKSEVDPATGKPVFNTAVAWSLLIFFVFALQCISTLAILRREMGSWKYPAFMFTYMGLLGYAGATIAYQLLK from the coding sequence ATGGAAAACGTATTGCTCGTTGGTTTTCCGAACTCTGGTAAATCAACCATTTTTAATATGCTGACAGGCCAGTTGAGAAAAGTTTCCAACTACTCGGGTGTAACTGTTGATTCAGCAAACGCAGAATTAATTTCAAATTCAATTAATGATAAAAAAATAAGCGTGGTTGACCTTCCGGGTGTATACAACCTCGTGCCGACAAGTCTTGATGAAGGAGTCACAACAACTTCACTCATTAAAGACATGTCAAAGTACAAAGCGATCGCCATGATTCTGGACCTTGATCGCTTTGAAGCCTCACTGTCGCTGCTTTTAGCGGTCAAAGAGATTCTTCCAAAGAAAAATATCATTGTTATCGTTAACAAAAATGATCACCTGCTCTTCACAGCAGAGCATGCTAAAAAACTTGAAATCAAAATTGGTTATCCAGTATTAAGTATCTCGGCGATCAATGACGATGAAAAAGAACTGGATAATTTCATCCGTAAATTCGTAACAGATAAAAAAGAAGCGGATGCTGCCTTTGAAAAAATCAAAGTTTACCCTGAGTCGACTCAGTATATTCCTGAATTAAAATCGCAGGAGCATTTTGTAGAAGTCGCCGTTGATGACGTTGTTAAGACGATTAAGTCTCATCAGGCAGAGGCGAGAGAAATTATCAATGGGATCTACTCCCACTCTTCTTCTAAAACTAAGTTTACTGAAAAGTTAGATGCTATTATGCTTCACAAATTCTGGGGAAGCTTAATTTTCATCGCTATCTTCTATATCATTTTCCACGCCATTTATTCTTGGGCCGGTCCAATCATGGACCTGACAGAATCTGGAGTGGGTGCCTTAGGTGATTTGGTTGGACCACATCTTCCTGAAGGACTTATCAGAAGTGTTGTTATTGACGGTGTATTTGCCGGAGTGGGGGGAGTGATTGTATTTCTTCCTCAGATCATGATTCTCTTTTTCTTGTTAAGTTTATTAGAGCAATCAGGCTACATTTCAAGGGCTGCCGTTTTAACTGATAAAGTAATGGGAACATTTGGACTTAACGGAAAAGCGTTCCTCCCTTATATGTCTGGTTTTGCCTGTGCTATTCCAGCAATCATGGCAGCAAGAAGTATTCCGGATCACAAAGAAAGGGCCTGCACGATCATGACGATTCCAATGATCACTTGTAGCGCCAGACTTCCGGTTTATGTTCTTTTAATCGGGACATTTATTCCAAGTGTAACTTACCTGGGCTTTTTAAATTCTCAGGCACTGGCCTTTTTCTTCCTTTATTTTCTGGGAAGCTTTATGGCCTTAATCATCGCCAAGATTTTCAGGCTGACGATTTATAAAGGTGAAACAAGCAACTTCATTATTGATCTTCCTCATTATGAGAAACCATCTTATAAATTTGCGGCCAGACAGGCGCTTAGAAAAGGAAAAGTGTTTCTTAAGAAGGCCGGAACGATTATTTTAGGGCTTTCTATCCTTATCTGGATTCTTTCGACTTTCCCTGGATTAAGCGAAGAGCAAATGGCCAATAAAACACCCGAAGAGGTCTCAGCGTTGACGCTTGAAAATTCTTATCTTGGTAAGGCCGGAAAGTTCATGGAGCCTGCACTCAAACCGATGGGGATGAACTGGAAAATGGGAGTTGGGGTTCTCGTGGCCTTCGGAGCACGTGAACTTTTCGTTTCGACTCTGGGAACTGTTTACGCACTTGGGGATGTAGATGAAGAATCAAGTTCTCTTCGCGATAGATTAAAATCTGAAGTTGATCCGGCCACAGGAAAACCTGTTTTTAATACGGCCGTGGCATGGAGTCTTCTGATCTTCTTCGTCTTTGCTCTTCAGTGTATTAGTACATTGGCGATTCTAAGAAGAGAAATGGGCTCGTGGAAATACCCGGCATTCATGTTTACTTACATGGGGCTGTTGGGCTATGCCGGAGCAACGATTGCTTATCAATTATTGAAATAA